Genomic window (Ananas comosus cultivar F153 linkage group 1, ASM154086v1, whole genome shotgun sequence):
GTTGAGttcctattttttaaaaaaaatttaaatttttggtgAGCAGAGGTTTCTTCAAACTATGAGGGCCATACAGGGGGCCCTAATTGTATCTTCTAGCATTCAGATTATACTTGGTTATAGCCAATTGTGGGGAATTTGCTCCAGGTACAAATCCtaattttttccccctttttttttccgcttGTGTATGAATTATGATGCATCTTTTTGGCTTGTTGTATGTATGCCAATGTGGGCCATCCATTAAAGGATCAATTATTACTATTCAAGGGTGCTTATAACCATCCATTTGATGTGTGTCCATATCTATAAAATTTGCATTTTTGAGACCAAGTTGTTTGAAAGTGACACCTTATTGTTTGTAattgtcttttttatttttttcataatgcGGTGATAATAAagtgattaattaattagttgatgGCAAGGTGATGGTTGTGTATGTGTGCTTCAGATTCTTCAGCCCGCTCGGGATGGTTCCGGTGGTGGCGTTGGTGGGGTTCGGCCTTTTCGAGAGAGGTTTTCCTGTGGTACCACTTCTAATCTATTTGACTTCGATTTTATGTGCTCGAACAAAAATTGGACCTTGTTATGTTATTTGTTGTGCTCATTATGTTTTCCTCGTCAATTTCTATTGCATAAAAGGATCGGTTTCATTATTCTCGACTAGccccaaaatttcattattgtttGTGGTTTAGAGAGTAAATGTTTGAAACATTGTTGTTGAGCTAATTCTTTGTCTTGTTTAGTAAGCGGCACAGTAGATGTTGTGTAATATCTATCATGTTTCGTATACTAATGAAATAAATACTAGAGATCGTATATGGGAAGGGATTCAATTCACCATTTGTAAAAGGCTCTAAATCTAATCGATGCGATTAGTTCTTGGCATTTAACATTTAGAAGAACCATCCGAAAAGCTCGTGCTAAGCTATGAACATCTTTGTATCAGGTTGGGAGATGCGTGGAGATCGGTCTTCCTATGCTCATCCTATTCGTTGCACTCTCTCAGGTCgatgcccaaaaaaaaaacttcaaaattcgTGTTATTAACACTTAGGAATTTCACCCTAACTCGAAACTATCCATTTCTTGTTCTTCCTTTACAGTATCTGAAGCATATACATGCTAGGCATTTGCCCATTTTGGAGAGGTTTTCTCTTATAATCTCCATCACCGTTATCTGGGCTTACGCTCACATCCTCACCGCGAGCGGTGCGTACAAGCACAGCTCCGTGCATACGCAGATCAACTGCCGCACGGACAGCGCCCACCTAATCTCCTCTGCCCCCTGGTATGTAAATACCGCTTTATTAGTGCTTCTTCCAGTAGCTCTACTCAGGCAAACATGCATTATATTTTCGAGCATTCAATGAAAATAGCAACAAATTACAGGATAAAGATTCCGTACCCGCTGCAGTGGGGTGCTCCGACCTTCGATGCGGGCCACTCTTTCGGGATGATGGCCGCCGTCTTCGTATCCTTAATAGAGGTAAAGTAAAGAAAGCGCTTATTCTTTTAACTATTCGAAGGCGTTTTTGACTTAGGCCGACCATTTTTGTTTACAGTCGACGGGCGCCTACAAAGCTGCGGCCCGGCTCTCAAGTGCTACGCCGCCTCCAGCTCATGTCCTTAGCAGAGGCATCGGATGGCAAGTTAGTAATATGTTCATATTCAAGTTTCCAATCTCTTTAGTTAGTAAAGTAAGTTTTTCCATTGATGAGTTATTTATACTTTACGAGAACTAATAGGGGATCGGGATCCTGTTGGATGGGCTCTTCGGAACCGGGACTGGGTCTACTGTCTCTGTGTAAGTGTTGATGATATTCTCTTCTTCATTCAATACCAGATTAGTCGATTATGACACtacaaatttctaatttatgaGCCGCATATCggcaaaaacatatatatacatatatatatatagggagaaTGTTGGGCTTCTGGGATCGACGAAAGTCGGTAGCCGTCGCGTCGTACAGATTTCAGCTGGTTTCATGATCTTCTTCTCCATATTAGGTGAGTTTTCTTTTCACACCAAgcacttcttttttcctttacttttgTGTCCTTTTACTCAATTACACCTTTATTCTGATAGGGAAATTCGGAGCATTATTTGCGTCTATACCATTCACGATCTTCGCGGCCGTTTATTGCGTTCTATTTGGTATTGTTGGTATGTTCAAACAACAAAACAAAGATAATCTtatatctattttctttttgcAAGTTAACTAAATCTATAACTCGTCGTGGTTTTAGCGGCGGTAGGGCTATCCTTCTTACAATTCACTAACATGAACTCGATGCGCAACCTCTTCATTACCGGCGTCTCGCTCTTCCTCGGCTTGTCGATTCCGGAGTACTTCTTTCGGTACACAATGAGTGCTCAGCATGGCCCTGCTCATACAAGAGCTGGATGGGTATGTTCGAAACATAAAATGTCCAatactccattttttttttctttagcacATTAAGTTCTTGTGTTTTTTTCGTGAACtagttgttttatatggtatcagagcaaacaAGCGGATCCTGAAACCAAGCCCTAACAGGACCAACTTTTGTATACATAAAAGCCTGTTAAATTTAGTTTCAGGTCCGCGACATAATTCGCCATCTtgtaaaagcttaagcttttaaagaAATCACTCATTCACATATGTATTAGTTGCTCGTTGTGAAACTAgataatatatacatgtaaCTGCGGGAAAAGGTCTAATGTGATAccttatataatttaaaaaagtaaaaatggaCTGAACGAACTATACACAATTTTGAATCTGCTACcgaaactttcaaaatttaactttactACCCAATCTTTCAACttctttgatttgagtcagcCGAGGAcgcttcaaaatttgaatgtgccttttatttttagtgtaGTTAACATACTTCATGTAATTTTCACGACTATAAATTCGtttaagtaattagtttaaatttcgAAGCCCAAACATAGCTCTCTGActgaatcaaatcaaacaaataagtGAAAGGATGGGtagtaaaatctaaattttgaaagtttggatAACAGATTGATCAAAATAGTTTACAGTTCAGATacctaaaaagagaaaaaaaaaaaaaaaagaagaattctCAAACCATGTGTATAATAATCCTTTTGAATGCATGCAGTTCAATGACTACATCAACACAATCTTCTCGTCCCCGCCGACCGTCGCGTTGATCACCGCCGTCTTTCTCGACAACACCCTCGACGTCAAGGACGCGGCGAGAGACCGAGGGATGCCGTGGTGGGTCCGGTTCCGGACTTTCAAGGGCGATAGCCGGAACGAGGAGTTCTACACTCTACCCTTCAACCTCAACCGATTTTTCCCTCCatcttgaattcaaatttatattagtctaaaatttcaaatttgtttgaGAATTGGGGGAGGATTAATGGGAAGAGACTCAGAATGTTGAGTAGGGCAAagttgtagtagtagtagtagttagAACTCAGTACTAGTAGTAGTAGGAGTAGTACATACAATTAGTTCCAGCAAAATTTGTAGGTGGGTTGCTTGGATCTCTACttgtatgtatattttttattattattgttgttgtttttttttttgttactcaataaattaaactaatatttgttatttttttccttccaaTTTTGCCATGCCTCTATGCTCTTAAAATGCTTTCTTGGATTCAGTTAATtaactttgaaaaaaaaaaagtggatttCGTTTTAGTTTCCTCAAACAAAAAGcgcctgaatttttttttttttttgaaatcagaTTTATTTGACCACCACTGTTTCGACCGGTTGATTGATACGCCTCCTTCAGATATaatgattgattttttttttttttatctgttgtTAGAGTAATTTGTTATGGTGTGTTTTAATCTGGTGTGGAATCAtatcctttttaaaaaaattaagaagcaACAAAaagtttttagaatttttctttttgctgtCAAATTAATCCTGTGATGAATTAGAGTAATTTGTCATCATCCATTGTAAAAGCACATTGtcattaattagttttttttttttttttttttccttgcctCTCTCTTCTGATTTTCAAAGTCAACCAACACCCTTTAAGttcctaaaataaaataaacctcTCTGTTTTAATCACAATtcacaaatagggtatatccctgtttactcaaaaaaagttcctaaaataaataaataattgtaaatattgagttaaaaacaaaaattcttttattcatataacattttaattaaaagataaaaaacgaTTTTGCcgctttttctttccttctgtTCTTCAAGGTGAGTCAAAGCTCcctaaatttgtttaaaaaaatcataaagttTTAGtgaaaaataccaaaaattccaaaatttaTACTGAGTTTGAAAGAAATTTAcgtttaagttattttttatttagaaatcagGAAAATTTTAGATGAGGATAGATTTACATTAAGTGAAAGAAcgaaaaattcgaaaacatgtaataataattttatagtgaaaaaagaaaatttaattctaaCAAATAATAACAAACTCTCAgggattaaaaataatttaaatttttttaaaaaaaatctaagatcaaaaaataataactaaaattattCAGAAAATNaaaaaaaaaaactttttttaaaaaaatataaatcaaaaaaaaaaattttaaaaaattccgaCCTGCCGGATTCGAACCAGCGACCTAAGGATTTATCTGCACCACTACAGTCCTCCGCTCTGCCAACTGAGCTAAGGtcggttttattttttttgtcaaaataattaaatatataaataaaagtactctatatatgataaattatttactttGGAATTGCTCTTATGattatattagagagagagagagagagagagagagagagagagagagaaagataatatcCTTAACATGAAAATGGTTAATCATAAGTCCATATTACTCTTTTTTTACATGGTTTATCCACAACgaaaaaaagggcaaaatttgtacaaaattcATACGAACTATGCGTCATTTTGAGCTGATTATCcaaacaattcaaaatttttattttaccatccaatctttcaatttattttttcagatttaattattatatttcatacaactatcgtaactataaatttattaaaataagtagctaacttatattttaaaatcaaataaattgataaGTTAGATAGCCAACTTAAAATGATAGGGAGACAATGTAAAAGTTCAGTACGATTTTATCAGAAAATTATAATAGTTTATTGGTATATGCACCCTAATAGATATTCTAAAATATTGTTAATAAGTTAATAttataatgaatgaaagaaagCGTATAAACAAGATATTGGATTTTAACATCTTATATCCTCCACTAGTAGTTAGTTTAGTTTCTAAAAGTTGATGTCATTTCaaggttctttttcttttttttttctggaaagAAATTTACCTATTTTGTTTATTAAGAAATATAAAGTGAGCTATAAAGAGGAGGCAACTAGCTAGGACCCTACAAATGGTTAAAGGAGTTgaataaaaagaaaggaaaaaggataaaaacataaaagaaaaaagaaaaatagggaTGAACAGGAGAGAGatctttgttcatttttttttttttttttgagagataaatagcacactactcgcttcgtttatttcatttagagataaacttagctgaaaatgtgaatcaactagaattcaaacatgGGACCTCAGTTACCAACTATCAAGTCATTTGctacttgcactagggacggtcgatctTAGTTCAATTTTTTAAGGGATAGTGCTGTGACGACCACCTGAGGGTGTTGTATATCCTGCAGGGCCGATCGAAGTTGGATTTACAGTCCTGTccctaggggtggaaacgagccgagctcgagcgagcttacctcggctcaaattcggcttgaaattaatttcgagcttaaatttaagctcaagcttggattgaaattaattcgagccaagctcgagcgagcctaatttcgagtcgagcgagctcgagccctaaacgagccgcttgaaattctcaacatcatacgatcaatagtttaatttgtatagaacattatctataatttgatacaaaaatatgtcaaatagttcaaagtacaaaataattatataaaatatagtattataatatgaaaaaaataatttatgagttgaatatctaatcttttcagcctcacatgtcttttcttccgccttcaatctccatattattcattttcatttatgcagtcaaaaataaataaattatatagataaatattagattaaactCTCCAATCATAtagaacaaaaattaaaattttatatggacaataattttttactttaaatattctgtatattttctcaagcatacaattaatagcaaggtaggcaacggcaggcatatgctgttacttggtaatTTTGAGGGCTTTCGGCTTGGCtgcttagggtgagagacagaaaaagagaaagagagaaatatattaaaaatttagagttctgtgaaagaaagaaagaaagaaaggaaatatatataaatttagtgaaattttgctcttttatttgtctgttggctttgtttttatgggccaacaacattggcccaattttaactaaactcagattattcactcagcctatatataattaaaatatattatatttatatattttttaatatatatatatatatagtgtagaactactatgctatcgaaaatatagaggatttgatgttttcgaatttttaatcctttgattaagaattgtatgataGGGATTATTGCGGTCCCCTAGCGATTAAATTATCCCTAGTATTAATTCAAGAAATATTAAAGGgcttgatctaagaatcaaaaatcgAAGCACCATATCCTCTATACATTCGATagcatatagctctactatattatatatatatatttataatatatatatatatatatatatatatatatatatatattcgagcttttcgagcctaattcgaacgagccgagtaatactcaagctcggcttgaaataaattttgagccttttttttttgttcaagctcggctcatttatttcgagtcgagctcgagcgagccaaatatcgagtcgaacgcgagttgAACGCGagcggctcgctcatttgccaacCTACCTGTCCCTGAAGATGATATATATTGTGCTTCTCGGGCCATATTGGCCGCCGAATGGCCAATATTTTAATGAGCAATTTTTTCCGTAAAAGTTGtaacaaatataagaaaatacCTTTGCAGAGTAATgctatacatacatacatatacatatacatacatattctacattataattatagtagtaaggaaaattaattgaaaaaaaaaatgccaaatCAGTGAATCTaagaacaataaaaatttatataaaggCAAAGCATTTTCCAAGCATAAATTGTTAAAGGTACAATTTCTTGAAGGACCCATATTTGCTTAACTTCACTGTAGGTGTGTTTGGTAAAGCCACTCCACGGAGTTTAGGTGAGGACGAAGTAGCGAGCGCATGAAACTCCGGTGATCAAGAATTTAGAGAGTTCGCTCAAATTTGTTCTTTGCTTGGACCCATTTGAaaattatctaatatatattatatatatatatattattattatatatattttttatatttttttttttttttttacaaagagagagaaagatagcatctTTTTAAGAAGCAGTTGGGTTTACTAAGAGGTGAAGGATGGAGAAGAGCATAACCGAAGAAACGGAACAGAGATGACCAAGtccaagtgaaaaaaaaaaagaagagaaataatcAGAATAATAATTATGAAGATAACTCAGAAAAAACTTAAAttgcgtttttaagttcaaaattGTCTCACAGTTAGCAGTTCATGAAGGAGATCGATTTATTACAATAACAGGAGACTTAACAAGACTCCGCAGATACATAGATCTTCACCTATCAGTTTACGGTGGTGACGGCGGCGTGAATAGCATCTGCCAGATGGGGCACAGTTTTCGAGCTCAGGCCCGCCATGCTGATTCTCCTGTAATATGGAAAGTTATTTCATAACTAAATGTAGATGATGTAAAAGAGTACCCCTACAAAATTGAAACAATGATCGTGTTTTACATTCGGCAACTATCTGCATGCAACTACCTAATTTTACCATAGAAAGGCAATTTCTGAACACATTGTTCTGTAAACATGTAGTTAAATTAACACCTTCAAGCTATGAATttacttaaaatgcatatataaGGTGTCAACATTAGAGCTAAGACACTAGATTCAACGGCTAGCGCAAAAGAGTTTTAGGTTAACAGTATTCTGCTATTTAGGATAAAATGTTATAACGTTCTAACGTTCtgataaggggaaaaaaagaagaaaagatactGTATAATATGTCGAGTGATGTGTGTGGGGACATGCGCATGCGCATCACATGCAAACGTCGGCTGCTTTTGAGGATTGCATATGATAAAAACTCCAGAACTGCAACACTAGAATGCGTATGAAAAGCAAAAACATGCATGTAATGATACATGTGGAGATTACCCATCAGAAGTCATGTAGATGTGAAAGTCCTTTGTCATGAAGGCCACTTGCTGACTGTTAAGGCCTGTGAACGTAAACATACCGATCTGCTTGATTATGTGGCTCCAATCACCAGGAGTTCCTGCATttaaatcatttaaattttattaaaacttGATTATTAAGTAGCTGACTGATATTTAAATCTAGGACCAGAGAAAACGGGTGTTTCAGATAtcgtaaaataagaaaaaaaaaaatttgaactctTGAGAGGATTATCCTCTCAGTAAAGCATAGGCTCTAAATTATGACAAATCATTCCTCCAAGGCTATGCTTTAGTTGAGTTGTAGTGATGCTGGTTCACACTTAAGCTGTATGTTGATCACCAAGTCCAAGGTTGGAAACAAAAAGATCTGAGAAGAAGAATTTCTTCATACAACTACAAAATAGAATAAGTACTATCCAAGGAAGTAAACTAGAGTGTTACAATGTAGTTATCAATTCACACCTTTATGATACTGGTGAAATACAGAGGAGAATTTGAGAGTATATGCCAGTAACAATGGAATAATTTTGATAGAGAAAAGAGATAGAGAGTTACAGACTATATATACCTCTGGCTTTCAAAGCATCAAAAAGCTGATGACGCATGCTAATAATTCGATCGGCCATGGCTTTCAATTCAATTGTCCACTCATTGTACGTTTCTCTAGAGAATAAATAGGCAGTGTATAATTAGTTAAAGATCTAAttgaaaaccaaaaataaagaCATTCTAAATCTACAGTCATTTACCAGGAAATTGAAAATATTCTTGTATTAGTACTATTTACTTTGTTGGTTGGATCAATAGGAATTTCTTTTGATCAAGGAGTAATACAAGAAGAGGAAATAGCATAGTATTGTCCGATTCTTGTATTAGTACTATTTACTTTGTTGGTTGGATCAATAGGAATTTCTTAAATCAGCTATATAAAGTTTGAAATATCTTACAGCAGATCCAGATATATAGTACCTGTCTTTAAGAATGGTAGCCACGATAGAGGCTCCATGGATAGGAGGGTTTGAATACATGGGTCTAATCACAAGTTTTAGTTGACTTTCAACCCTAACAGCAACATCAGCACTTCTACAAACCTGTAACCAAAGATAGAT
Coding sequences:
- the LOC109703529 gene encoding nucleobase-ascorbate transporter 2-like, whose amino-acid sequence is MSEFKPEEITHPPMDQLQGLEYCIDSNPSWGEAIALGFQHYILSLGTAVMIPTLLVPLMGGSDGDKVRVFQTLLFVSGINTLLQTLFGTRLPTVIGASFTFVVPIVSIIHDSSLARIPDDHERFLQTMRAIQGALIVSSSIQIILGYSQLWGICSRFFSPLGMVPVVALVGFGLFERGFPVVGRCVEIGLPMLILFVALSQYLKHIHARHLPILERFSLIISITVIWAYAHILTASGAYKHSSVHTQINCRTDSAHLISSAPWIKIPYPLQWGAPTFDAGHSFGMMAAVFVSLIESTGAYKAAARLSSATPPPAHVLSRGIGWQGIGILLDGLFGTGTGSTVSVENVGLLGSTKVGSRRVVQISAGFMIFFSILGKFGALFASIPFTIFAAVYCVLFGIVAAVGLSFLQFTNMNSMRNLFITGVSLFLGLSIPEYFFRYTMSAQHGPAHTRAGWFNDYINTIFSSPPTVALITAVFLDNTLDVKDAARDRGMPWWVRFRTFKGDSRNEEFYTLPFNLNRFFPPS